A single Lactuca sativa cultivar Salinas chromosome 8, Lsat_Salinas_v11, whole genome shotgun sequence DNA region contains:
- the LOC111893813 gene encoding probable pectate lyase 5 has translation MYHVPLYALSVSVFIISFTSLFSTFFSLSISLFSYKGKNNIAMFIFLLLALLSPISTYSSNVQDPKLVVEHFHRRVNESRRNMGFLSCGTGNPIDDCWRCDKNWERNRQRLADCAIGFGKQAIGGRDGKIYVVTDSKNDDPVNPKPGTLRYGVIQNEPLWIIFAHDMTIKLKEELMMNSFKTIDGRGADVHIAGGPCITIQYVTNIIIHGINIHDCKQGGNADVRDSPDHSGFRTISDGDGISIFGGSHVWVDHCSLANCHDGLIDAIHGSTAITISNNYMTHHDKVMLLGHSDSSTQDKLMQVTIAFNHFGEGLVQRMPRCRHGYFHVVNNDYTHWEMYAIGGSASPTINSQGNRFLAPNNHENKEVTKREEASENEWKSWNWRSEGDLMLNGAYFTPSGAGASRSYARASSLSARPSSIVGSITSDAGVLGCRSGSRC, from the exons ATGTACCATGTGCCTTTGTATGCACTCTCAGTTTCAGTATTTATAATCTCATTCACCTCATTGTTTAGCACAttcttttctctctctatctctctcttttcttACAAAGGGAAGAATAACATAGCAATGTTCATTTTCCTTCTTCTTGCTCTTCTTTCCCCCATCTCTACTTACTCTTCAAACGTACAAGATCCTAAGCTTGTAGTAGAACATTTCCACAG GAGAGTTAATGAATCGAGGAGGAATATGGGATTTCTGTCATGTGGGACAGGAAATCCTATAGATGATTGTTGGCGATGTGACAAAAATTGGGAAAGAAACCGACAACGGTTAGCAGACTGTGCAATTGGGTTTGGAAAACAAGCCATTGGTGGTCGTGATGGAAAAATTTATGTTGTGACAGACTCCAAGAACGATGATCCCGTGAACCCTAAACCAGGAACACTACGATATGGTGTCATTCAAAACGAACCCTTATGGATCATATTTGCACATGACATGACCATCAAGCTCAAGGAAGAACTTATGATGAACTCATTCAAGACCATTGATGGTCGTGGTGCTGATGTCCATATTGCTGGTGGACCATGCATCACCATCCAATATGTGACAAACATCATCATACATGGTATCAACATACATGATTGTAAGCAAGGAGGGAATGCAGATGTTCGCGATTCGCCTGATCATTCAGGGTTTCGAACGATATCTGATGGTGATGGGATTTCAATATTTGGAGGAAGTCATGTATGGGTGGATCATTGCTCATTGGCTAATTGTCATGATGGGTTGATTGATGCCATACATGGATCTACGGCCATCACCATATCTAACAATTACATGACGCATCATGATAAGGTCATGTTATTGGGGCACAGTGATAGTTCGACTCAAGACAAACTTATGCAGGTTACAATTGCCTTTAACCATTTTGGTGAAGGTCTTGTCCAAAGGATGCCAAG ATGTAGGCATGGGTACTTCCATGTGGTGAACAATGACTACACTCATTGGGAAATGTATGCAATCGGAGGAAGTGCTTCACCAACTATCAATAGTCAAGGGAATAGATTTCTTGCTCCTAATAATCACGAAAACAAAGAA GTGACAAAACGAGAGGAGGCGTCAGAAAACGAGTGGAAGAGTTGGAATTGGCGGTCAGAAGGAGACCTCATGTTAAATGGAGCATATTTCACACCATCGGGTGCAGGGGCATCCAGGAGTTATGCAAGGGCATCAAGTCTAAGTGCAAGGCCATCTTCTATTGTTGGTTCGATAACATCAGATGCTGGTGTGCTCGGATGCAGGAGTGGTTCTCGATGCTAG